In the genome of Mangifera indica cultivar Alphonso chromosome 9, CATAS_Mindica_2.1, whole genome shotgun sequence, the window AAAGCCTACATTAGGGATGGAGTTTACTTCTGAAGAAGATGCAAGGAATTATTATAATGCTTATGCCAAGCAAAAACGTTTTAGTATTTGCGTGAATTCTTATTATCATTCTAAGAAagacaatttgattatttccaCAGAGTTTTGTTGTTCAAAGGAAGGGTTTTGACGGGTGAAACGTGTGAAATTTTTGGGTACTGTAACTGATATGAAGAAGAGGCATGCTAGGCCTATTACAAGGGAGGGTTGCAAAGCACATATGACTGTGAGGCGGCAAAATGATGGGAAGTGTTATGTGCCAAAATTAGAGAAGAATCATAATCATGAGTTGATAACACCTGCAATGAGGCATTTTCTCTGGTCACATAAGCAGGagcataatcaaaataatagtCCAAGTAGCTCTTTTAGTTTCTCTGGATTGGGTTTGACAGCTTCTATGAATGTCTTGACCAAAGATTGTAACGATTTTGGAAAAATGGGATTTGCTGCTCAATCTAGTGTTAATTACATTGGAAGAGGACGCCTAAGCACTTTTGGAATAGATGCCCAAGGTCTTCTTGGCTTTTTTAAGGTAATGCAATCCAAAGATCCTGCATTTTATAATGCGATACAAGTTGATGAAGAATTGCATATAATTGTTTCTCTGACGTTGTAGCCTTTGATACTGCTTATCAAGTGAATCAGTATAAAATGCCATTTGCACCTTTTACTGGGGTAAATCATCACAAACAGTTAGTGTTTTTGGGTTTGCATTGCTTGCTGATGAGACTGAATCTACTTTCATTTGGCTTTTCACAAGTTGGCTTGAGGCAATGTATGGCGGCAACCTGGGTTAATCATTACTGATTATCATTCTGCAATCACTAGAGCAGTACAAAGGGTTTTTCCACGGTCTAAACATCGATATTGCAAGTGGCACATCATAAAAAAATGCCAAAGGAAATGGGGCAAGTGTACAGTGCCCTTCCAAAGACCTTCCAGTTGGAATTTGATAAGTACATTAACAATACTGAGACGTCTGAAGAGTTTGAATCTGCCTGGCAATTGCTTCTTGATAAGTATAACCTACGAGGAAATGAATGGCTTCAATCACTTTATATTGATCGCCAATTGTGGGTCTCAACCTATTTAAGAGACACATTCTTTGCCGGTATGCATTATGCTTGGCAAAGTGGAAGTGTGAACTCACCTTTTGAAGGTTTTGTTAATGCAAGGACTACACTACAGGATTTTGCAGAGCAATATGAGAAGGCTTTGGATGATTGCTATGAGAAAGAACCGAGGGCAGAGTTTGAAACTTTTTACACAAAACCAGTATTAAAGACTCCGCTTCCTATGGAAAAACAAGCAGCTGAAGTTTACATGAGAAAATTTTTCTCAATATTTCAGGATGAAATTTTTGAATCTCTTGCACTTGCTGTGAAACTTAGTGAGAGCAACGAAGCAACCAGCACATACGAGATAGCAAGATTCAATGATGAAGAGAAACTGCAGTTCGTGGCTTTGAATTTATCTGAACAAATAGCTAGTTGTAGATGCAAGATGCTTGAGTTTGAAGGAATCCTCTGCAGACGTGATTGC includes:
- the LOC123224815 gene encoding protein FAR1-RELATED SEQUENCE 5-like, with amino-acid sequence MPKEMGQVYSALPKTFQLEFDKYINNTETSEEFESAWQLLLDKYNLRGNEWLQSLYIDRQLWVSTYLRDTFFAGMHYAWQSGSVNSPFEGFVNARTTLQDFAEQYEKALDDCYEKEPRAEFETFYTKPVLKTPLPMEKQAAEVYMRKFFSIFQDEIFESLALAVKLSESNEATSTYEIARFNDEEKLQFVALNLSEQIASCRCKMLEFEGILCRRDCSVQDSKYFYATATLYFEAMDKKCQGCSCIGCATLS